ttaaaaatattttaaatttatacaaaaaaaacattgttcagAACCCATTTACACTATTGTATCCTTGTATGGCAAAGTCTTTTTGTGGAGACTTGGACATGTCAAATTATTCTAAAATTGAATTATTACCAATATTAATCTAaagcggtttttttttttctttttctttgttggtgAAAAGATAATTTAAAGAATTTAGCGGTTTTGaatttagaatattttgtgaatttattttcaaaacatctTTCActaaagtattttatttttaaataatttagaaattaCAACAAGGATGAGGGAGTTGAACCATATATGTCATATACATACTAGAAGGAGTTAACTAGCTGAGTTACAAACCTCTTGACCactaaaaaatctttttggagaaggaaacaaatttttaaaaataaaaaacctttaattttcCCTAAAACTAAATAACGAATTGTTGATTGGGTTTTTAGAAATGTAACATTTTGATTTTAGTTctaaacttctaatgtgtttgAATGAATctattgattatttttatagaaatcatgtaatgaaagaaattataatttggACCTTGTACTTGAGAGAAGACCATGCTCGAAGAACTTGGGCAACCCCAGGGCTAAAGGGGCATGATTACTTTATGTCATTATCacctttaaaaatataaattattaaaatgtaaattttttaagggaaaaaataaaattttaaaatcatgtacacaaattgataataaaaaataaattaaaataaataagaccTTAATGTATAACTAAgagtattttattgtattaagtTTACTTAGACAAGTTGattccagttaactcaattgataaagtctctgatggttaaataagaggTCTGAAAtttaatccccgcctacactaaaaaccgaTTTGTATCTTGGTTTGAAACATATGCGTGTGTATAAGTTTACTTAGACAAATCCTTATGCATTAATTTACTTAGACAGATCCCTAtgcattaatttttcttagtttttttatattatttttggtgaaAGGATAAAGTAAAGAATTAAGTGGTTTTGAATTTAGAATATGCtgtgaatttattttcaaaatcatcttTCCCTAAAGAgttatttataataattcaGTAACTATAATAAGAGATGAGAGATTTGAATCATAGATGTCATGAACATGCTAAAAGGTGCCgactagttgagctacaaggctcttgactACTAAAAAgtcctttttgaaaaatgaaacaaattgtaaaaatgaaaaaatcttttatttccCCTAAAACTAAATAACTAATTGTTGATAAATGGGCTTTTAAAAATGTaacattttgattatttttttagaagggtaacattttgattattttttttagttctaaacttccaatgtatttgAATGAATCTATTGCTTATTGATAGAGAAATCATGTAAATAAATTCTTATTTAGACCTTGCACATGAGAGATGACCATGCTCGAAGCAATTGGACAACCTAGGGGAAagataaaatgttaaaattttgtacataaattggtaataaaaaataaataagacctTAATGTAAAACTAAGAGTGTTTTATATTGTATTAAGTTTACTTAgacaatttctcaaaaaaaaaaaaaggtttacttAGACAGCTCCTTATacattaatttttctattttacaattaaaaatttagtgagggaaaaaaaaaaaaaacatatgacaGGTTCACGGGAATTTGAAAAGTaccaaattattaattaaaattagcatattgaaataaattaaagagaACTCACAACTCATCAATATGTGCCTTCAGCGTCGAACTCCACTAAACTCCactaataaagaaaagagattGCTATTTGTATGATGTTGACATTTTAAAGACAATTCAACCCATATAATTGATCACTATTGCTCCatataaaaatctaaaatgcacatattttttaatctttaaaatcCTATTCCATATCTAATAGCAGTGattgaaaaattagatttttttttttcttttgagaaaaaaggaaaaagagactTATCAGATATATAAAAGGCAAGTCAACATGTGTGACATTGGTTTCctacaatttttctttatacGCGCAACAAGTAGACGCCACGCCACTGCCGGTATTTGATTGAACCCCAAAAAGAGCAAAACGGGCCCAACTAGATAGTGGACCCCACCTTCCAAAAATATTCTAGctaaaaaattgtggcaaagGGCCATCGGCATGGGTACAAAAGTGGGCCTaccaaaatttacaaaaatcaaaatcctcattttcattttccaagAAATACTTTTCAATAgtactataataataatttttgagaggtgctacgtctataacatttttacaacaaatcataggtggttagttgttattggttcaaatttgaacctaacactaagattacttttttgccccaacaataacaaccagtaacatcctgccacttagaatttgttgtaaaaatattgtaaaaatgttgtaaacatattatttctcataattttttgtcttacaccattttcccaaaaaaaaaatccaattcttAAGaccaaaacacaaagaaaaaaaaacaaaaaaaaacacagagcaTGTGCCATGTGGTAATTGACATTCACGTGACGTGAGTAATTGCATATTATTGCATTACAGGTCAAGTAAAAGCTAACGTGTAAAGCTAAATCCAAcgcatcaaaaaagaaaaagaaaaaagaagctaaatcCAACCCATCTTATTAtaccaaaaacttaaaaaagaaaaaaaaagaaaaaaagaccgAACCTCAAAAGTAGTGGGAGAATCATCGGAGTGTCTCAGAtcatacacacaaacacacttctttttttcttcctactCTTTCGAGGTCTCTCCGAAATCATAGGTTGCTGTACttgttgtttttagtttttgctatTCTCGGTGTCTGCTACGTGTGAggattgattaatttgattcttCCGAGATAGTACATAATTTCTTATCTCTCAGAACTCACAAAGAATTCAAAGAAACCCCCAAGACTCTTTTGGTAGTTCCAGTTTTATCGGAGTCTCTTTTATATCAGgtactttcctttctttatttctctaaaaaaaaaataaaagcttcaTGCCattgttatagatttttttttctttggttgagaTAATAGTTTTTGTAACAATTTGTTATGAACTGGGTTTCATGCAGATTGGAAAAAAGAATTGTAGTTTTTGGTAATGAATTGTCgttaatatatgtttttttttatatgtaaaaaaatttaatatgggGGCTTTTGTAGAGATGGTCAGTGATTTCCTTGTTCAAGATGTAATTATCCTGTACTTGTTTAATAGTTATTGTCATTGAAAAGGCCtaaagtttattattttagtaaaattttgaaCCTTTTTACTTTGATTTTCATATTCTGATTCTGTGTAAATATAATAGTGATGACCGTGAAAGGCTTATTCTGtgtattattttagtttatgaaAGGACCTAAGAATATGCTCTGCTTTCAATAATGGATTTTTACTGCTATTGTTTTAGGGGCTCTGAATATTTGTGAGgttctttgaagtttgaaacCACTCCTTAATCTCTTCTTGACTGGAGGCTTGGAGTGGCTTAAGCTTATTGGGAGTTTCTATTGAGACCTCGGATTGAAGATGAGAACATTGGCCCGATCCCTTCGCCCCATTCGATTGTCTCTTCAgcataaaaaatgtaattattcGGGTGGTTTTGTGAATACCCGGAAGCATTTGATAGAGACTAATACCGGGTCTCTTTGTAAATTTACTAACAATGCCGAATTCAATAGATTTCGATACCTCACATATACAATCTCAAGAGCCATGTTAGCTGATGCTGCTAAAGTTACAAATGCAGGTAGCTTTTGATTTCTGCttatcattaattgaatttttatccTCTTGTATGAACAAAATTGTATTGAACTCTGACtcaatttttcctttctttttttgttgttgttgatgattttggttatttttggtTAAACTGCAGATGTGAATGGAGCAGGGCCTCTAGTTGAGTATGAACGAAGAATTGCTGCTGGCGAACTTGTGGATGGCGATAGCTTCCAGGTATTATACACTTAAGCCCTGCATGCTTGAGTGTCAGTTTTGAGACATAACATTAGGGAAATGAAAGGTAATAGCTTAGGAATGCCCCAATTATGTAAACTATTTTGAGCATTGTACTTTCCCTTCTAGTCAACTTCTTTGAGAACTAAATTCTGCTTTTGTAGAGAATTAGTGCACACTTTGAATTCACTTTGACCTATTGTATAGCTTATTATTTGCTTAATTTTCCCGTTATTAGCCAATGGGCTTTCCGTCTAGTTGCAAATCCACCACCTTATTGGTGGGAAATGTTAGGGGTTCATTCCCTTACACCTTCACTTATCAGGAGGGggaaaaataacattatttgatttttggatAATTGAATATTGTACGCCATTAATAGCAGATATTGTTAGATGTGAGTATACTGTAAGATTGGTAAGAGCTTAATGGACTTTGTACATAGTTGTAAGGCAATTACTGTCATATCTGCTATGGTTTTCCTAGTTGAATGGTTCTAAGAGTGTTTTTGCAGGTAGACACCTTAAGAGAACTTCAGAGACTATATGATGAGCTTGTTGCTTCTGCTGATGCATGCCGGTTGGATAGGTATTCGGCTTCTGAAAAAGCTGGAAGGTAAATCTTCCATTTTGTTATTGATATTCTGATAACACAGACAAGTTCTTTGGTTTATTCTGAATATActttggctaaaaaaaaaaaaaaaaaaccatttgcCAATTAGTCACCAATTTGTTTGTATACAGGAGTAGGTGGTTGTGGTCTCGATTCATACCCCAATCTTCATACTCACCTGTCAAAGGTCTATATCTCTTTGGAGGAGTAGGGactggaaaaactatgttgatgGACCTGTTTTTTGATCAATTGTAAGTTTGATATGCAGATTTGATCTGTTACGGTTTTTGGCTTCCTTGTTGTTATGCATCTTTCATTcagaaaaatttagaaaaattccTAATAAGAACATGTGTAAAGGCTATATGGCATTGAGATAGATGTTATTAATCTTAATTCTCTTGATTTTCAACTCTGACTTATAACCATTATTACTGGATTCATCTGATATTGCTCAATTTCCCCTTTGTCAGGCCCTCTAGTTGGAGGAAAAAAAGGATCCATTTTCATGACTTTATGTTAAATGTTCATAGCCGCTTGCAAGTAAGATTCCAGATATGttataatttggttttgtaaattttggaatcattttatggggaattgaaaaagctgtcaaaaaatttagtaactttttcatttttccctaAAGAGTTTCCTAAAATGGGGggcatacattagtaaaacccttcataaattaaagaaagtttattttcaataaagattTTTCTAGTAAATTGTCAGGTAGTTCCACCACTAGTAGTTTAGATTATTTTCAAAAAGGGCAGATCATATAATGGTCAGTGGGCAATCTCTTGGATGGTTATTTTCAATAGGCTTACAGGCCAGGCTGTTTTAAACCTCTGGCATGCCTATTGatgaattatttttcttctttggtcCTTTCAGCCTTATTTTATTGGTAGTTTGAGAGAAATTGGTCTAGAAACTAAATCTTTTAGTTTAGTTAGACCCACAAATTTTGTCTCTTATGAACacattgtgaaatttgttatcCCTTCCCATTCCAGAGTTCATCTCATTCACTCTAGTTTTTACGGGGCACCTAGTCTTATGCAGATGTTGAAGTTTGTCAtggattttgtattttgtattttttgcaGAAGCACAGGGGTGTGGCAGATCCACTTGAAGCTGTTGCCGATGAAATATCTGATGATGCAATTTTATTATGTCTTGATGAATTTATGGTAAAATACTACTAGTTGTCATATAGTTTCTTCTGTATATCAtacttattataaaaaagttgtCTCTGTATATCACATCCAATTgctttgtaattttataaatatccTGATTTCCTTTGTAATGTGGCTCCCCATAGGTGACTGACGTCGCTGATGCATTGATACTAAACCGTTTGTTTGGACAGCTATTCAGCAATGGTGTTGTAAGTAGTTTAATTGCCTCTGTTTTCTTGTGTTCTTTGCTCTACAATTTATTCTGAAAGAAAACATAACAATcgtatgtttgtgtttgtggtgGGAGGTAAGTACAGATTCTTGTCTCCACCTCAAATCGTGCTCCCAATAACCTCTATGAAGGTGGACTGCAGAGGGATCTTTTTCTACCCTTCATTGCTACTTTGAAGGTGTGTATATTGATGTTATCTCGTAAAGATTGGTGATTAGATGGCTTAATCCATGTGAGCTTAGCATATATTTTGCTCAAAAAGAAGTTTTTGCGTTGATTTTTAACTttcaaaaaactttaaattcatGCCAAGCCACTTGTTGTGTGACCAAAAGTTTTCTTTTGAGTTTGTGTGTGCAATTCCTCACTTATGCCTGTGATTTTTAAGGAAGCGATGGTCTGATTATGCATTTGTTTTTGTATATGAGAAAGGAAAGACTCGAAAGAGTAGCATTTTTCCAAAGTTTCGGGAATGAGGCTTTCTTATTGTTGTTTTAGTATTAAcatgctaaattttaaaattatattgtgTAGGAACGATGTATAGTTCATCAAATTGGTTCATCAACAGACTATCGGAAGATGACTTCGGTATGATATCAGCCCggttatatgtatatatagaagTTTTGTCTGCATATTCAGCCACTAATTCCTATTTACTATAGATTTCTAACTTTTCATGTTTGCCTTGAATTGCAGGCAGAGCAAGGATTCTACTTCATTGGCAAAGACATATCTGGCTTTCTCAAGCAAAAGTTCCAGCAATTGATTGGGGAGCACACAGCTGGTCCACAAGAGGTTGAAGTAGTAATGGGAAGGACATTGCAGGTATCTGCTAAGTTATATTGTGCAATGGCTTATCCAGAGCATGTACTTGGtcaaatttttcttaaaccctttcttaaaataattaatattgttaGGTTCCTCTTGGTGCTAATGGATGCGCATATTTTCCTTTTGAGGAACTCTGTGACAGACCACTTGGAGCTGCAGATTATTTTGGATTGTTCAGTAAGTCAGATCTTAGCTATCTGGATTTTGATGTgcttgttaggatatatgtatAGCCAATTCGAAATAGTTAAATATCGCTATATTTAACTGAGATCAGTTACGTGTTATAGATCAGGAATATAGTTTAATTGATAACTGTCATAAAAAATGACTGTATTATTGAACAGGAGTGGTTACACACAAAACATACAACTGAACATTCATAGATAAATTTTAATGCTTATTTCTTTCTGAATCTTCAAATTACTTTTCCATTAccttctttgaaaaaaaaaaaattaaatttggtgTTTTCTTTTCCTCTAAAAGTGGTTTTCTTCATGCTTTTAATATCCAATTCAAAATAGTTGGATATTGCTATATTTAACTGAGATTAGTTGCGTGTTATAGATCAGGAATAGAATTTAATTGATAACTGTCATAAAAAATGACTGTATTATTGAACAGGAGAGTGGTTACACACAAAACATACAACTGAACATTCatagatacattttttttttttttgataagaaaacaaAGTTCAGCAATAGTAGATACATTTTAATGCTTATTTGTTTCTGAATCTTCAAATTACTTTTCCTTAACCTTTTTTGAAAagcaattaattaaatttggtgttttcttttcctctaaaagtggttttctttattcttttaataTCCAATTTGGCATGGGATATATCGTAGCTACCAAAATGTCAAGTTTCAAACATCTTTATGCTTTCTAGAGGTCCGAAAGTGTCATTCTTGGGTGcatattatgtgtgtgtgtgggtcgGAATTCATTCATATGTAACATTATTCATTTTCGTTTTGCAGAGAAATTCCATACCCTGGCATTGGAAGGTGTCCCAATTCTTGGACTACACAATAGGACAGCAGCATATCGGTTTGTCACTCTTGTTGATGTATGCCCCAATTGTTCTCAACTGTTTCGACCTTTCTAAATATTATATTACTAAAATTTGGACTTAATATACTAGGTTGGACTTGAGAAAACTTAGCTTCAGCTATTTGGTCATCCTCATGTCACAGATTAAATATGTTTGCCACTTGCAGCCAGCTCTTTCAGTTTATTGTCAAACATGGTCCTTTCTCCAACATAGTAATTTGGACAAACTTATTATTGTAAGTTGTGGGAAAGATGAAAagctcgaaaaaaaaaaaaagacccataGCAATTAAGAATTGCAAAAGTCTTGAGTCCCAAGTAGAACAACAGATATTGTTTTAGAAGCAATCAAAGCTAACTTTCGTGAGTTGCTTCTACCTTCTAGGCATGTCATGAATGTAGAAAAGtaactctttctttttatggactaaacaaaaaagtaaagaaaataggCTCTACTTTCTCATAGTTGttgtatatgaaaataaaatttgagttcAATCTATCTGTTAGTCATCATGGTTTTTTCTTATGAATTTTTGTTCCTTTAATTTCTTTCCTcctattttatttatcaaaaaaaaaaaaatttctttcctcctatttttctttttaggaaaaaaatttatataaatgcAATATTACCATCAGTAATGATGAACTGATGATGCCCTAAGATTTTAAAGAATCCTTTACCGAGATAACGAAGCTGATATAACAAAGCCTTAGTCTCAAAATTTGGAGTAGTTTAGGGGATGTTCATAAGAGAGTGACTAAATTTTATGCTGGCTGCCGACCTACTGCAACCATCCTTTACCTGAGTTTGGAACCGGCTGTGGACTAAATATATGCCACTAAGCACAAACATAGGCAGAGTTGTTTGGAACTGGCTGTGGACTAAATATATGCCACTAAGCACAAACACAGGCAGAGTTAGACGATGAAGCTGATAATTCACTGAAACTCtgggggaagaaaaaaaaaggatgaataCCCTTTCTTGGATACCAATTCCAAAGAATTTCTATTACT
This genomic stretch from Castanea sativa cultivar Marrone di Chiusa Pesio chromosome 1, ASM4071231v1 harbors:
- the LOC142622339 gene encoding uncharacterized protein LOC142622339; the protein is MRTLARSLRPIRLSLQHKKCNYSGGFVNTRKHLIETNTGSLCKFTNNAEFNRFRYLTYTISRAMLADAAKVTNADVNGAGPLVEYERRIAAGELVDGDSFQVDTLRELQRLYDELVASADACRLDRYSASEKAGRSRWLWSRFIPQSSYSPVKGLYLFGGVGTGKTMLMDLFFDQLPSSWRKKRIHFHDFMLNVHSRLQKHRGVADPLEAVADEISDDAILLCLDEFMVTDVADALILNRLFGQLFSNGVILVSTSNRAPNNLYEGGLQRDLFLPFIATLKERCIVHQIGSSTDYRKMTSAEQGFYFIGKDISGFLKQKFQQLIGEHTAGPQEVEVVMGRTLQVPLGANGCAYFPFEELCDRPLGAADYFGLFKKFHTLALEGVPILGLHNRTAAYRFVTLVDVMYENKGRLLCTAEGSPQELFERIVTISDAQHRAPRTSSRSRKVDDFDLCVDNELGFAKERTISRLTEMNSKEYLEQHADMFLAGK